A single genomic interval of Juglans regia cultivar Chandler chromosome 1, Walnut 2.0, whole genome shotgun sequence harbors:
- the LOC108988047 gene encoding protein PLANT CADMIUM RESISTANCE 9-like codes for MYPNKAEAPYAKPPPTSAPPFAKPHEGQWSTGLCDCFEDPSNCLITCCCPCVTVGRIVEIVDRGTTSCLIGGLISYAMGSVGCGWLYACTYRSKLRGLFSLPEAPCADWLVHCCCCACSLCQEYRELQYRGVDPSIGWEANVEKWNREGLTPPIVAPGMAR; via the exons ATGTATCCCAATAAAGCCGAAGCTCCCTATGCCAAACCACCTCCAACTTCAGCCCCACCATTTGCAAAGCCTCATGAGGGACAATGGTCTACCGGACTTTGTGATTGTTTTGAGGATCCATCCAACT GTCTCATAACATGTTGCTGTCCATGTGTCACCGTAGGCCGGATTGTGGAAATTGTTGATAGAGGAACCACAT CATGTCTGATTGGTGGCCTCATCTCCTATGCCATGGGCTCTGTTGGCTGCGGATGGCTGTACGCTTGTACATACAGGTCCAAACTGCGAGGCCTCTTCTCACTGCCAGAGGCTCCTTGTGCAGATTGGTTGGTTCATTGCTGCTGCTGTGCTTGCTCTCTTTGTCAAGAGTATAGAGAACTCCAGTATCGTGGGGTTGATCCCTCCATTG GTTGGGAAGCCAATGTAGAGAAGTGGAACCGGGAAGGACTCACGCCTCCTATAGTTGCGCCTGGCATGGCTCGTTGA